The genomic interval GAAACCGAGGGAAACCGCCCTGATAAGCAGTGAACCCGATTATTCTGCTCCTCACCACGGCGATAATCTGAAGGCGGACTCTCCACCACCGGGCTCACCTCCTTCACCATGAACCTTCCCATATCCGGCGAGGAGCACGACGACGATGCCACCACCGGGGATCTCTGCTGATGCCTCACAACCACCATTCGGTGATCGGTGACACTCATCCCATGATCCCCAACCCTCGCCATCTTATGCGGCCTTTGGCACGCCATCCACTCTTCTCTCTGAACCACCTCCCCGTCCTCCGCTGGTGCGATCTGGGGCCGATGGTTTCGAGGGATCTTCGAGAGAGCAGGGGAGGGGGCTGGGGCAGGGGAGTAGCTATTCTTGAGGGCGAGAACGGGTTTGCGAGGGCGAGAAGAAAGGGATGCAGCTGCGGAATCGATCACAGCCCAGAGCTCAGCGTCGTCCAGATCCCGGTCGTCCTCGAAGGGGAAGTGGATTGCAGGTGAAGGAACGGCAGAGGACATCGCCGGCGGCGTTGGATTCTAGGTTAGGGTTTCGGCGATCTCTGAGGATTGGGAATGGCGGAGCCCGGGGGCGGTCATCGCTGTGTTTGAATTCGAACTTGGCTTTTGGAGAAGGGGTTCAGAGTTGAGAAATATTACGAGAATGCCATCTTGGTTTTACGGTAAATATCAGGGGAATTTGGCCAGgtatttataatgtaaaattgaaatatttcagGGGGCAATGTGTAAAGCTTCCTTTGACAAAAGAGAACAATGGAAATTTTGAACTTTATGAAGGGGAATaaagcaaaaatatttttttttctctaaatgtAATTATAGcaattaataacaaattattGCCCGATCTCCTGCATAGAGTGTGTTTGtgtctttgttaaaaaaataaattttaacatcAACTCACACAAAATGAATACACAGATGTATATAGGTATTAATATCactttgtcataaaaaaataaaaataaataaattcttgcTTAATTATGAGATAAGTGACACTAATTATCAAATTTATCCGTGATTAATGGAGAACAGTAGAAAATAACGAACTGATTCACCTTGATTTCTTCATTGCTtgagtttattgatttttttttttacagaaaaaaatagaaaatgaattaatgtttttcttttgagcGCTAGAAACAAATTGGATGTGACTTATAATGTTCATTAACTGCTCATAAACTCATTAAAAATCATTCATCTTTTTCAATGGATTAATTGTCATACTTGAAGACTACCTTTAACTTCCACCTAATATTCATAATTCCATTAAGTCTTAATTGTTGATCAGTACTCTATAGCGTGAGCTCTTCATACCATTCTTAAGGCTAAAATTCTACATAGAAAAAGCAGCTTTATGAATGAAATTaagagaattgaagaagaagaagaagttgataAAAACTAAAgcacaattaaaaatattaaactaatcAATTAAACCATGCAAAATCAAGATTCTGAGAAGAAAGCTGCGGAACTCTCCAAGCATCtgattccaaataaaagtaggaAAATTTAACCAATCACAACACAAAACATAAATACTTACATACATAAAATACAAACAAGAGTTTCATTAAAATGAGGCTTGTGCTGATCTAAAACAACATAACAGAACTCCAAACAGTACTTTTGCATGCCTTTGATCTACTTGTTCACctattaaactaattaaactcTCACTTGAAGATAAATCATAAATCtagtgaaaataaataaaatcatcaatcaATGACCAAGTTTCTTTGGATCAACCTTTGGTTGCAAAACCAGTGTAAAATAAGAAGTTATGGTGGTTTTCCTTCTATATGGATGGAGGAGATGGCGCCGCCTCCACTTAGGCTTCTTCGGTGCAGGCGGGCACCGGAGAATCACCGGTATTCTACTTCTTGGTGATGTTGGAGTTTGGTATCCATCTTCACACTTTTCTttactctcttcttcttcttcttcatcatcatcatcatcatcatcatcatcaacttttgtctttttttctttgattgcatGTTCTTGATAAGAAGaacatggagaacaagaagaagatgaggattGAGGTTGAATGACATTGACTTCATGATCaccatcttgttcttcttcttgtttatggTTGTCCATTGATTCTTTCTTG from Dioscorea cayenensis subsp. rotundata cultivar TDr96_F1 chromosome 7, TDr96_F1_v2_PseudoChromosome.rev07_lg8_w22 25.fasta, whole genome shotgun sequence carries:
- the LOC120264787 gene encoding uncharacterized protein LOC120264787, producing the protein MSSAVPSPAIHFPFEDDRDLDDAELWAVIDSAAASLSSRPRKPVLALKNSYSPAPAPSPALSKIPRNHRPQIAPAEDGEVVQREEWMACQRPHKMARVGDHGMSVTDHRMVVVRHQQRSPVVASSSCSSPDMGRFMVKEVSPVVESPPSDYRRGEEQNNRVHCLSGRFPSVSMFKDYQNSAMAILEKSDYIMISGSPYIKKSGWRKISCFFNISFEIRDKSIEFDENRNVQRAEFVARALMQGGRFSDGWGSCERREKRFLKPNHDIPSTAETRAKNKACQDLLGIGEYRPGAVNNY